The following nucleotide sequence is from Hirundo rustica isolate bHirRus1 chromosome 7, bHirRus1.pri.v3, whole genome shotgun sequence.
GTACTGGGTACTGGTAGTCCTTTACAGACTTAAATCGAAAATATTGAGCTGAACGGGTTATGTAAAAGCAGTCCTGAAAGGGTTATGTAAAAGCAATCCTGTTCAGCTTCATGCTTGGTGTTTACTGTTGGTGTTGATGTCACCTGTTTTTTCCATCCCCAAGAGGAAGAACCAGTAAAGAGTCCGATGGCTGTGGAAGTGAaacctgctgctcttcctgggaAGCAAGTGGGGAAAGAGCACAGGCCTCTTCAGCCCTGGGACCAGGCAAAGGGCCTCTGTGAGGGTCAGTTGGATTCTGGTTCAGTGTGTCATGAAGACAAAGTGCCAAGTGTGGCATCCAGCAGGGACAGTGGGACCTTTGTGGCGGGAGCACTCCTGAAAGACACACCCCCTTCCTTGGCTGAGGAAGGTGTGTCCTCCTTAGGTTTGCATGTGTTTGCTGCCagcaagtccttctccagctttctcCAGTGCTTTCCAAGgctgcttcattttctgttttgcccATTTATTTAGTATGACTGCTCTTGTTATTATGCTTGAAGAGTGTGTAGTGGATAATATGATTGCGTAGGTGCTGTATGACAACATGGTTTCCCACTGCTGTGGCTGATTCCTGAGTTTTTTACTTTGCCATGATAAAATATGCTTTGCAGCTAAGCTTATTCCTCTGTGTAAGCCTTTTCTCCCCATCTCAGATGTGTTTGCCAGTCACATTGCTaatctatgtattttttttgcttttcgGTGCAGAGGTTCATCTGCATTCCTTTCGAACAGCAGATATACTGCCTTTGACTATGACATAAAGATGCTTAAACTgtagaaatgttttcatttacagtgtgcaggtttttggtttggttggtttggtttttttgtgtgtgcttcaGTGCATTCTGGTTTAGCTTCCTTAAAGCTATTGCTTCTTATATCATACCCTTGTCATCCATGGCAATCCACCCCTCCTCTCCTCAGTCATTGCCAGAACTCTTATTTTTTGAGTGTTACCGTATTACAAATGTTTAACCCTGCTGGAGTGCCCTCCTTAGGCAAAATCTCCATCACTTCCACTGGGACCTTTGCCTTCAAAGTGAAGGTTAGGACTGGGTGCACTGGGTGAAGTTTAGATTTAGCCtctgaacaaaatatttactgcaGTCATCTTTCAGTGCATAAGAACTAGGcttcagtaattttcttttaatggtaTTTCCCTTCAGCCAGAGGAACAAGGTGCAAGGACATCTTGTGTGGCGTAGTGATGTACCCACTCCCTACCTGGCTAAGGGGTGCTGCATTTAGGAGGCTTGTGTTCTGAATGGCCCAGCTGAAGAACACTGAATTCCTCTGGCAGCCAGAGTATGCTTTGATGCCATTGGTATTGTTCGCTTGCACTACAGTAAGAGACACAGCAGGGTACATGGATATAAAGCAATATCTAGctgtttaatttctgtgaaacaAGGGTGACATCAGCCCAATGGCCATGCTTTGTACTTCGTGGGGATTGCAAGTCAGTCaccaaatataaaaatacaaaggagCAAAATTACTGTAGGTGTAGATTTCTAGTTTGGTTACCTGTAGATTTTAGAATGGCAGTTGCTTTTTTGACTCTGTGTTAgcatatgcaaatatttaaagaatGAGCAATACTTCTATACTAATTGTTCTATAACCAGTCAGATTTATCAGAGCAAAAAGATGGCTCTGTGGACTTCACATATGAGCAAATTTGGAGCTGACCCAATGCTAGTTGTAACAAGCTTTAGAAAAACCTCAGAAACTCTTTTTTAGAGATTAGTGCAGAAAGATATGCCACATTCTGCAGTCTTTCTCTTCATATTTTCCATTATGGGAAGATTTCAATGAGATAGGAATCATTATCTTCCACAGGACATTAAAGAAAGATCAAGCTATTGATTAACAGAATGGATATGAAAACAAACTAAACTAGGTATTACTCTCTCAAAATGAAGTGGCAGAGTATAAGGGTAGCCTTTTTAGTTTCAAATTAACTTAATTAGGGCCTGATCTAGAGTCATGGAAACATGGCAAGTATTCTTTGACTTTCAGCTACAGCTGTAGGTGACTGGCCATTTTGAAGACCAGACCTATTAATAGGTCTGTTGTTGATTTCCACGTGCTGGTTTGGTGACAGCAGTGGCATTTTGGTCATTTGACAAAGAGCGAGTGTTGTAAGTTGgtacagttaaaaaaaccagCCTCTTCTGAAACTTGCAAAACCCTTTGCAGGCATTATCCCTAGTTTAGGCTGCatgtagaagaaaaatgtataaaaatacacagaaatataTAACTGTGTATGTTTTAAATATCAACAACACACAAAGGTACTATTGATTCCTTTAAAGTTGGAGACTTCACTAACACAAAACTAACGTAAGCTACAGAGTCCAGCAAAGCTTCTAATGAAGTgaggtttttgtggttttactGTTGTATACAAATCATAAAGATTAATTTACATTAAATCATCTCATTTCAGTGCTCACATTTATATCTGTACAACTCACATTTCCTTATAAAACCTTATATATTGAAAAGAGACTAGTATTTAACACTTTAAAGCAGATTTCTAGGTGGATGCCTTGCTGCATGTTCacatctttttccctttccattccATCATTCATACCAAAATGTTGTAAGCTACATGATTGCTTGCCTGTAactgctttaaataattttgctataaaacccaaacaaactaCTTCAGATTTACTTGCAGCCACGAAGATGAAATTCCGTGTCCAGGAGGGCACATGCCCTTTTGCAGCAGAACCATTAGACACAAAGCAACGTGAATCTGGGAAAGACAGTAAGACTGTTGAGCAACCTAAATATGATGCCTTAGTTCCACAGTCAGCAAAAACAGAGGCTGCAGATAAAAAGGATTCAGagggcaaagaaaaagaaaaaatgctttcagcTCCATCAGAATGGATCTTGCAAACTGATTCACAGAAGAAAGGGGAAGCCAGTTTTGCAGAACCTGCTGCTCCTCAAGAACAAGAGCACTTGTCATCTCAACTGCCTGAAGAGAGCAGGGTGGAAGAAAGGACTGCAGGTGTGCCCTCATCAACCGACCAAGTTATGGCTAGCAAATCTCAAGACAAGCTCAAAGACACCCAAGGTGGTGCCATCAGCCATGGTGAGAGTTCTCCATTGCTACTAGAACCTAAGGCAGAAGCAGCCAAAAGTGAACTTCCTTCAGGCccatctcctgctctcccccagGAGCTTTCACTCAAAACCAGTTTCAAAACACATCAGGAACCTGCTGACAAACTGTTTGCCAAAGATCTCAGTAAAGATGAACAGATCCACCGAGACAGGACATTTTCTCTACCAGATGTCTCAGCCCTAACTGTAGATGGATTGAAAACTCCAAgcacccccaaaatccctccatggggagaggaaaaggacatGACTAAGGATGAGAGCGATGAGGAAGAAAGGTATGACTTCTATGACAAAGGGGAGGCTCAAATATTAGATGACAGTAAAATTACCACAAAACCAGAAGTTAAGACACTTTCCCTGGACAAAACAGACTTTCATAAGGATGGTGAAGCTAAAAAGTTACCTGATACtctcaaagcagaaaaagaaacagacccAAGTGGGctcgcagcagcagcagcagatgtgaaAAGGGAGGCACAGCAAAGCACACAGGTACCCCCAGCTAAGTTAAGCCATGAACTGACCCCTGAGAAAACAACAGAGCACCTTGATACCGCTCAGTTAGCCAGAGCAACAGAGAAAGCCCCCGAGGCACCAAGTGTAACCGCTGAGAAGACCCCTATTCTTGAAGCTTCTCCAAAGAAAGATGTTAAAAAAGATACTGAAGAGGCTAAGACAAGTGTTTCAGCTCCTCATCAAACGAAAGAAGAGGAGGACCAGTCAGGAATGTCGAAGTATTTTGAAACTTCTGCTCTGAAAGAGGAAGCCTTCAAAGCAGATGGTCTGAAACAAAGCAGTGATTACTATGAGCTAAGTGACACTAAAGAGAGTAAATATGAGCCTTATCAGAGAGGTCGTCTAATACCTgaagatgaagaggaggaggaagaggaagaattaCAGACAGAATTGAATCAGCAGCAGAATGTGCATACTCGTGAAATGGGGTACAGTACTCTGGCTCAGAGCTATACACCAGACACATCTGAAGAACCCAGTTCTCCAACAGAGAGAATGTTCACTATTGACCCCAAAGTCTATGGGGATAAGAGAGAACTTCatagtaaaaataaagatgacCTAACTCTGAGCAGGAGCTTGGGACTTGGGGGGAGATCTGCAATTGAACAGAGAAGTATGTCTATTAACTTGCCCATGTCCTGTCTGGACTCAATAGCCCTAGGATTTAGTTTTGGTCGTGCACATGATCTTTCTCCCCTCGCTTCAGATATTCTAACTAACACCAGTGGAAGTATGGATGAAGGCGATGACTACTTGCCAGCAACCACACCAGCCCTGGAGAAGGCCCCCTGCTTCCCCATTGAAAGTAGAGAGGAAGATGAGcaaatagaagaagaaaaagtaacGGTAGAAGAAAAAGTCCAGCCTGAGACCTTGGCTGAACCATCTTTCCAGGCCAAAGATTACTACAAAAATGGGGCTGTCCTGGCACCTGACCTGCCTGAAATGTTAGATTTGGCAGGGACGAGATCTAGATTAGCCTCTGTGAGTGCAGATGCTGAGGTAGCACAGAAGAAGGCAGTTCCTTCTGACACTGTTGTGGaagacagcagcacagccctgccacctGTGACAAATGAAAACCATGTCATTCTAAAAGCTGAAAGTCAGCTGGAAGACTTGGGCTACTGTGTTTTCAATAAGTACACAGTACCACTCCCTTCTCCAGTTCAGGACAGTGAGAATTTAACAAGTGAAACCTGTCCCTTCTACGAAGGCACAGATGAAAAACTGAGACGTGGCCTCGCTCCTGACTTGTCTTTAATAGAAGTGaagctggcagctgctgaaaaatcaaaagaaaacttcCTCGGTGAGAAAGACTTAAGTCAGCATGGTGAGTCCATTCTGGGGAGGGACTTTGAGGAGGCgaaaaaagagaaactggaTACTGTGCTAGAAAAAAGTGAAGATCAAGTTGACTCTAAAGAGGCCTGTCCCATTAAAGGATCAGAACCAGAGAAGACAAGAGCTGAGGCAATGttagaaaggaaagaagaaagtgtCGCTAGTAAAGTTCATTTACCTGCTGATACAATGTATGACAGAATTTCTGCTTCAGAGATATCAATAGAAAAGgattctgtttgtttgttgatGGAGAAGGAGAAGACTCTTAGTGTTGTTCCTGAAATAGCTGAGGTGGAAGCTCCAGTTAAACCAGATTACAATGCTATTAAGCACGATATGGAGGTAGCTGCAAGGAGAGCTGACCAAGAATATCAGAGTAAGTTAGACGCTAAGATTAGTGAGGTTGTTTCTCTTAAAAGAGCAGAGCCTGAATCCAAAGACACTCAGCAGAAAGAGGAGACCATCTTCTCCAGAGAAGCAAAGGATGCCGATGTACTTTCCAAGACTGAGCCTGGTTATGTGAAGGACAGCACCAAACTGTCGGAAacagaaattaaggaaaaagtAACTAAGCCAGATCTGGTACATCAAGAGGCAGTTGATAAGGAGGAATCTTATGAATCGAGTGGAGAGCATGATCAAGCCCAAGAAAGTTTGAATGGAGAGTCTGTGAAACCAGAGGATATCAAAGCAGAGCATCCCAAACCTCCTGTGTCTGGGGAAGAGCTGCCTCCACAGTTACCAGCAAAGGAGACTTCTGTGGAGCTTCTCTTGCCAAAAGCTGAGCCTCTCCAGGAGGAGCCTGCTGAGATTCAGATGGAGAGCATACCACAATTTGTAGAAGGAGCTGAAGAGATTGTTGATAGAGCTGTGAAACCCATGGAAACCCaaaagctgctgccatgtgAACTGGCAGCTGGGGCCCCAAAAGGGGAAGAATatgaggaagaagaggtggaagCAGGGCAAGAAGCAAAAGAAGAGGATAAACAGCATCTTGTATCAGAAATGCACCCAGAGTTTGGCAAGCCTGCTGCAGAAGAAATGGGAGCCAAGGGTAGCCCAGAAGCAATGCCTGAACTGAAAGGCATTATTGAATCAGTGGTGACAGTGGAGGACGACTTTATCACAGTGGTGCAGACAACAGTTGATGAGGGCGAATCTGCTTCTCACAGTGTGCGCTTTGCTGCTACTCAGCAGGAAGACATTGAAACAGGAGACTCCCAGGCTGAAGAGGAGCTAGATGTTGAAGAAGTGGAAGTTGAGCCCAAGGAAGGCTCCCGAGATGCTCCTGCTTCACCCCAGAGAGAAGAAATCCTGCTCACTAACTACAAAACAGAGACATGTGATGATTACAGAGATGAAACAACAATTGATGACTCCATCATGGACACAGACAGTCTCTGGGCAGACACTCAAGGTGTGCATTAtcctttctgttttgtctgttGAATATTTTTGCTTCCAAATCTTAATgattgaaaagcaaaattattacAGTTATAATATTAATCTCAGCATGTTTcagaaaaatggtaaaaatagtttgctttttaaaattaattgtctGCTTTGTCTTCAACgattttttccctgctcctctgaaGTGTTGTTAACATTTGTTACTAatcttttgtttgttgttgtaaTTTGCTCTGATCCTACAGATGATGATAGGAGCATCATGACTGAACAGTTAGAGACTGTTCCTaaagaggagaaagcagagagagaatTGCGAAGATCATCTCTTGATAAGCATAAAAAAGAGAAACCTTTTAAAACTGGGAGAGGCAGGATTTCTActcctgaaaggaaaatagCTAAAAAGGAACCTAGCACACTCTCCAGAGATgaagtgagaaggaaaaaaggttcATTTCACACTcctattacaatttttttattattatttcattttcttactaTTTTACAGTACAATCTGGTTACTCTGTTGTAGATTATGTGCACCATGACGTTATTAACAGTGGTGTTTTTAAATGAGGTATTGTACAACTATGCGAGAAGCCATGTCCAAGGCTCACTGCTCCACTGGTCCTATTTCATTGTAGACATCCCCATTGAGCCCTGGGTAATGCATCTGAGCCAATGCACCAGCGCTCCCTCTGTTCCAGCATAGGATTTGTTCCCCTCAGAAGAAGCAATGCATTGCGTTGGAATTGTGGAGCAGTGGGTCTGACACTTGATGTATTGATCATATGAAAtggtttgctgggtttttttctgatcctatgtttttgtgttctttttgtCCATAGCAGTGTATAAGAAAGCTGAACTTGCTAAAAAAACTGAAGTTCAGGCCCACTCTCCctccaggaaaataattttaaaacctgCTATCAAATATACTAGACCAACTCATCTCTCCTGTGTTAAACGGAAGCAGACAGGTGACTGCATTCTGTTCAGTTATGCAATGTGGCTGGCAAACATagacattttcttttgtaaatctCATAGCTCTATCagcttctctatttttttttttttttctccaacagTATCAGTCTTCACAAATAGTATTGCTTTTTTAGTGTTTCgtaccatttttttttaaattctttctttcctggtatttgttttgtttgtttcatggAGGCCATGACCATGTATGCTTGTCATTGCTTGGGCCTCCAAGTGCTGTGGTTGTAACTTGGCATCGTGCTTAGAGTGTGGTGTTCTAGGAATCTCTGCTCAtctttttttgtggtggtggtttttctttttttttttttttttaattatgctttatttttttttttctggtgggaAAATGTTGGCAACTTAAACCATTATATGCATTTCcattattctgcttttttactCTCATGCATAATAAGAAGTGTTTCAGACTTATATTTTGTTTACTGATGTTATCTGCATTGACAATTCCCAGTCTGTCACTGATGTTTATGCTGTACAGTCAAAATCCACAGGGAGAATCCAGCCACATGCAGCATGGAGCTGAGAGAGAAGAAATCTGGGCTCACACTGCGAAATGCATTCCAAGCAAAAATCTTAATATTTGGTAGAGGaagatgaaaggaagaaagaaatggtTCCTGTTACGACTTCATAGGTGTATCATTATTTAGAGGACCAAAATAACTCTTCCAGCATTTTCACATATTAATCATAGTTCCTGTGAGTTCAAAGTGGAAGGATGAACATCTCGACCTTCACTGTGATCTTAACCTGGCCTCttttagaaaatttttttttcgGTCATGTAATGTAACCACATGCTGTAGTGTGGTTGTTTGGAACTAGAGCTAATAAGAGAAGGATGACACACAGCAGTGCAGAAATGCATCTTCTCagagcttaaaaattaacaggAAGATTCATTACCCATCATCTGGTTAAGCAGAGCAATACTAAAAGAGTCCCTGGTTAGTCATTCCCCTGCAGTTTTGCACCAGTCACTCCTGTTGTAAATGTAGAGCAGCCCCAGTAGAGAGGTGTGGCCGGTGAAAATGCAGTCAGAGGATGGTTACATGAGAGCAGGTGTAGTGTCCTGCCTCTGCTGTATGAAGTGCAGATTGTACCCTGGCTCTGTTCCACTAGGGCACCAGAACTACTGATCCCATCACCTTGCTCCTGTGACAGAATCTCGTCCTTTTATTTCCCCCTCTCTGGAGAAATGGAACCAGGGAAGGAAAGGCTGGTTCAGTCCCCTCTGTGTTGCACTGATGGCTCCTCCTCAGTTTGCAGTCTCTGGGCTATCCTAACTCGCCCTCTGGACCAGAACTACCCAAGAGGgaggcattttaaaaagctaaaacaTTTCCCCTTGCTATCTTTTGCTGCTTGCTGAAGCACAGCTTAATAGCTCAGAAGTTACAACTCATAATTCACATGTTCTTTCAAAGGCCCCAGGGGGTTCAGTAAGTGTGGACATTGGTGGGGAGAAGGCATTGGCTTTGGAGTGTTCTCAACTTCATCTACACTTCTCCAGCTGTGTGGTCAGTGCTGTCATGCCCTCAGGTACTCTACCACTGCCTCCTCTGAACTCTTCTGACCTGTAGGATCCCAGACTGAGTCCTACCATTGGACTTGGATAGGGAAATCGGCCCTGTGCCTGAAACATGTGCTGCCTCGGCACATCTCAGaggtttttctctctcactgcaaTACACAGTGAAGCAGATGTATTAGTCAAAGTGAGAAATATAATACAGAAACTGCCTCCCTTACTTAAGTCCTCCTCTATTTAAGTCCTGAGGTGGAGAGCAAGCAAAATGATGGACCCAGAATCATCATAAAACTTTCAGAAATGTGGCTTGAACTTTGAGCTctaaagcagaggagctggaatcATGCCAGAAAGtgatcaaaaatatttcttagaaTGTTTCAGCACACCCATTGTTGCTGGAAAAATTACAGTatgccttcttttcttctatcTCCCATTTTTATACTTCCTGATGGGACTTGGGGGTAGACCATGAGAAAGACTGCAATGCTGTGTGATATTCTAAGAGTGGTCAGATGTTATCTTATGTATCCCTGAGCTTGAATGTGTCATCCAGATCTCTCCAGGATCTGGAATCTAGAGGGACATTGTCTctctcccattttctttttatgtgaaATATAGCACCATTTCTTGAAGCCACTTTGGAGTGTCAGCTCATCCTGTTTGGAGTGGTCTTGTCAGCTTTAGTGATGTCTGGGTAATGAAGCCCCACAAAAGTTCTTGACAGTGTAGTCTACAGAGCTTTGAGTGTGTTGCAGTCAGTTAAAATCTCCACACTGCATTTACCAtgactgaaaaatgaaacatgTCCAATCATAAGATACAGATATCTACCAAAAgttaatatttgcttttatgttCTGCTCAGTAGCCCAGAAGAGTACATCTTTCTCATAATGCCCCTCAATAGCTGAAAAAACAATTCCCATGTCACTGGTAAGGACTGGCAAATACCAGCAACTTACAGCACCATTTCCGTGAGGCAGGAACTGGTTTTTTGGGAGactgtttctttttgaaaaagaaattgcatgGCCAGCCCTGACAAGAGAGTTGGGAAGTCTTTGCCTTGACTAGCATAGCTCCAGGAGTGAAACCCCCAGCCTGGCCTGTGTTTTGTTGGTAGCTGTGAGATGCTCAGAGGAGTGTTTTGGGAGGCAAGGCCAGGACAAAGACCTGGCCATGATATGCTTCTGTTTCTTGTTTTCAATTCTGGGGCTGGTCCCTGAGCTGAAACAAGTTTATGTATTTAAGTCGTCACCAGTGCCTGTAGAAATCTTGTGTTCATATGGAGAAGTTGTTACCAGGCATATTGGCACAAGTGACACAGCTTTTTCCACCTCACAGTGGTGACTGCTTAGGGTTGAATGccgagggaaggaggaaggaagctgTTTGTGGTTATCTAGAAGAGATGGAAACCAGACCCAAACCAGCAGTAACAGCTGTGGTAAAGTGTGACGCGGGAAGGCTCTGCTGTACTTACCTCtcttaaaaattcagaagaacTGAAATATGCAGTAAcatattctttctttcctcacaAGTTCTCTCTCCTACACCTTGGACTAAAGTGGGTAGTGTGACAGAAAACCAGGGATAACCTCACCACGCCTGGGAGCTGcattagaaaagggaaaaattagcTGGACCTTTCCTGTATGACGAATTAGGGTTGGTTTTAGAGCTGGAAAACAATTGGGTTTATAGCAGAAGGTTTTCATTTGTGGTTGCTGTCCTGCTTCTGCTTTTACCAAGGGCATCCTGGCACAGGTGCCAGAAGATTTCATGTCTAGCTGTTAAGTGGCCCATAACTTCCTAAGCAGCAGCATTGGGGTGAAGCTAATAACCTGCTTTCCAAAAAGCTGCCCTATTCAAAAAACAGTGTGGGTGGATTCAAAGTCCAAGAGAAAGATTTTACCTCAAACCATGTTGTATCATATaaatgaaatactgaattaaCATTCTTGATGTCACAGATAAGCCTTGAACTTCTAAATTCTTGAGAACTTAGTTGACATGACACACTGACCTTGTTGACACAACTAAGATGATAATTCAATAGCGAGTCTCTCACTTTCCATTATGAATGTTGGCTAATATTTTGAAAGTGGTGTCTATACAGGCCTCtcttaagattttattttgtggatGATTTAAAGGAGCCTGATTTTTAGAGGACAGTCCTGAAAATCAAGATGCTAGGTTGTCTGATTGACCAGAAACTCTTGTATTTGTCAGTTATTTCtggaacttttttcttttagttataGACTTTTAGGAACATgaatacaaaattttattttgttcaaaaCACATAGAATACCAGTTTACCTC
It contains:
- the MAP2 gene encoding microtubule-associated protein 2 isoform X25, with product MAEDRKDEAKAPHWTSGQLTEASSHPHSPEIKDQGGASAGLVRSANGFPYREDEELRLGSHEQPGTYAQTKENGINGELSSGNRETAEEVSARIVQVVTAEAVAVLKGEQEKEAQHKDQPGSLPLVEESANLPPSPPPSPASEQTGVLEEATKMKFRVQEGTCPFAAEPLDTKQRESGKDSKTVEQPKYDALVPQSAKTEAADKKDSEGKEKEKMLSAPSEWILQTDSQKKGEASFAEPAAPQEQEHLSSQLPEESRVEERTAGVPSSTDQVMASKSQDKLKDTQGGAISHGESSPLLLEPKAEAAKSELPSGPSPALPQELSLKTSFKTHQEPADKLFAKDLSKDEQIHRDRTFSLPDVSALTVDGLKTPSTPKIPPWGEEKDMTKDESDEEERYDFYDKGEAQILDDSKITTKPEVKTLSLDKTDFHKDGEAKKLPDTLKAEKETDPSGLAAAAADVKREAQQSTQVPPAKLSHELTPEKTTEHLDTAQLARATEKAPEAPSVTAEKTPILEASPKKDVKKDTEEAKTSVSAPHQTKEEEDQSGMSKYFETSALKEEAFKADGLKQSSDYYELSDTKESKYEPYQRGRLIPEDEEEEEEEELQTELNQQQNVHTREMGYSTLAQSYTPDTSEEPSSPTERMFTIDPKVYGDKRELHSKNKDDLTLSRSLGLGGRSAIEQRSMSINLPMSCLDSIALGFSFGRAHDLSPLASDILTNTSGSMDEGDDYLPATTPALEKAPCFPIESREEDEQIEEEKVTVEEKVQPETLAEPSFQAKDYYKNGAVLAPDLPEMLDLAGTRSRLASVSADAEVAQKKAVPSDTVVEDSSTALPPVTNENHVILKAESQLEDLGYCVFNKYTVPLPSPVQDSENLTSETCPFYEGTDEKLRRGLAPDLSLIEVKLAAAEKSKENFLGEKDLSQHGESILGRDFEEAKKEKLDTVLEKSEDQVDSKEACPIKGSEPEKTRAEAMLERKEESVASKVHLPADTMYDRISASEISIEKDSVCLLMEKEKTLSVVPEIAEVEAPVKPDYNAIKHDMEVAARRADQEYQSKLDAKISEVVSLKRAEPESKDTQQKEETIFSREAKDADVLSKTEPGYVKDSTKLSETEIKEKVTKPDLVHQEAVDKEESYESSGEHDQAQESLNGESVKPEDIKAEHPKPPVSGEELPPQLPAKETSVELLLPKAEPLQEEPAEIQMESIPQFVEGAEEIVDRAVKPMETQKLLPCELAAGAPKGEEYEEEEVEAGQEAKEEDKQHLVSEMHPEFGKPAAEEMGAKGSPEAMPELKGIIESVVTVEDDFITVVQTTVDEGESASHSVRFAATQQEDIETGDSQAEEELDVEEVEVEPKEGSRDAPASPQREEILLTNYKTETCDDYRDETTIDDSIMDTDSLWADTQDDDRSIMTEQLETVPKEEKAERELRRSSLDKHKKEKPFKTGRGRISTPERKIAKKEPSTLSRDEVRRKKAVYKKAELAKKTEVQAHSPSRKIILKPAIKYTRPTHLSCVKRKQTAAGGETNQAPAVFKQAKEKLSDGVSKSPEKRSSLPRPSSILPPRRGVSGDRDREENSLSLTTSLSSSVRRTTRSEPIRSRTGKSGTSTPTTPGSTAITPGTPPSYASRTPGTPGTPSYSRTPHTPGTPKSAILVPTEKKVAIIRTPPKSPATPKQLRVINQPLPDLKNVRSKIGSTDNIKYQPKGGQVQIVTKKIDLSHVTSKCGSLKNIHHKPGGGRVKIESVKLDFKEKAQAKVGSLENAHHVPGGGNVKIDSQKLNFREHAKARVDHGAEIITQSPGRSSMASPRRLSNVSSSGSINLLESPQLATLAEDVTAALAKQGL
- the MAP2 gene encoding microtubule-associated protein 2 isoform X14, which translates into the protein MAEDRKDEAKAPHWTSGQLTEASSHPHSPEIKDQGGASAGLVRSANGFPYREDEELRLGSHEQPGTYAQTKENGINGELSSGNRETAAVEESANLPPSPPPSPASEQTGVLEEATKMKFRVQEGTCPFAAEPLDTKQRESGKDSKTVEQPKYDALVPQSAKTEAADKKDSEGKEKEKMLSAPSEWILQTDSQKKGEASFAEPAAPQEQEHLSSQLPEESRVEERTAGVPSSTDQVMASKSQDKLKDTQGGAISHGESSPLLLEPKAEAAKSELPSGPSPALPQELSLKTSFKTHQEPADKLFAKDLSKDEQIHRDRTFSLPDVSALTVDGLKTPSTPKIPPWGEEKDMTKDESDEEERYDFYDKGEAQILDDSKITTKPEVKTLSLDKTDFHKDGEAKKLPDTLKAEKETDPSGLAAAAADVKREAQQSTQVPPAKLSHELTPEKTTEHLDTAQLARATEKAPEAPSVTAEKTPILEASPKKDVKKDTEEAKTSVSAPHQTKEEEDQSGMSKYFETSALKEEAFKADGLKQSSDYYELSDTKESKYEPYQRGRLIPEDEEEEEEEELQTELNQQQNVHTREMGYSTLAQSYTPDTSEEPSSPTERMFTIDPKVYGDKRELHSKNKDDLTLSRSLGLGGRSAIEQRSMSINLPMSCLDSIALGFSFGRAHDLSPLASDILTNTSGSMDEGDDYLPATTPALEKAPCFPIESREEDEQIEEEKVTVEEKVQPETLAEPSFQAKDYYKNGAVLAPDLPEMLDLAGTRSRLASVSADAEVAQKKAVPSDTVVEDSSTALPPVTNENHVILKAESQLEDLGYCVFNKYTVPLPSPVQDSENLTSETCPFYEGTDEKLRRGLAPDLSLIEVKLAAAEKSKENFLGEKDLSQHGESILGRDFEEAKKEKLDTVLEKSEDQVDSKEACPIKGSEPEKTRAEAMLERKEESVASKVHLPADTMYDRISASEISIEKDSVCLLMEKEKTLSVVPEIAEVEAPVKPDYNAIKHDMEVAARRADQEYQSKLDAKISEVVSLKRAEPESKDTQQKEETIFSREAKDADVLSKTEPGYVKDSTKLSETEIKEKVTKPDLVHQEAVDKEESYESSGEHDQAQESLNGESVKPEDIKAEHPKPPVSGEELPPQLPAKETSVELLLPKAEPLQEEPAEIQMESIPQFVEGAEEIVDRAVKPMETQKLLPCELAAGAPKGEEYEEEEVEAGQEAKEEDKQHLVSEMHPEFGKPAAEEMGAKGSPEAMPELKGIIESVVTVEDDFITVVQTTVDEGESASHSVRFAATQQEDIETGDSQAEEELDVEEVEVEPKEGSRDAPASPQREEILLTNYKTETCDDYRDETTIDDSIMDTDSLWADTQDDDRSIMTEQLETVPKEEKAERELRRSSLDKHKKEKPFKTGRGRISTPERKIAKKEPSTLSRDEVRRKKAVYKKAELAKKTEVQAHSPSRKIILKPAIKYTRPTHLSCVKRKQTAAGGETNQAPAVFKQAKEKLSDGVSKSPEKRSSLPRPSSILPPRRGVSGDRDREENSLSLTTSLSSSVRRTTRSEPIRSRTGKSGTSTPTTPGSTAITPGTPPSYASRTPGTPGTPSYSRTPHTPGTPKSAILVPTEKKVAIIRTPPKSPATPKQLRVINQPLPDLKNVRSKIGSTDNIKYQPKGGQVRILNKKIDFSDIQSRCGSRDNIKHSAGGGNVQIVTKKIDLSHVTSKCGSLKNIHHKPGGGRVKIESVKLDFKEKAQAKVGSLENAHHVPGGGNVKIDSQKLNFREHAKARVDHGAEIITQSPGRSSMASPRRLSNVSSSGSINLLESPQLATLAEDVTAALAKQGL